In Vigna radiata var. radiata cultivar VC1973A chromosome 3, Vradiata_ver6, whole genome shotgun sequence, the following proteins share a genomic window:
- the LOC106757516 gene encoding uncharacterized protein LOC106757516: protein MSFKLFSLNSLVERKKPEETKDELAIVKAAAWAWYLHGSGSKAKAKNEFDVKRSQTVARPSRYKLEAMGMAKETPSMRTIKPLLDSYEVQRISKQLDVFIKDSGHNNIGNGCRKADNSDSKDNGNRRMKNKQRVTSLSVKCVPAVNLSMCLPKPNHAL from the coding sequence ATGTCCTTCAAGCTCTTCTCTCTGAACTCTCTGGTTGAGAGAAAGAAGCCTGAAGAAACCAAAGATGAATTGGCCATTGTGAAAGCTGCTGCATGGGCATGGTACCTACATGGTTCAGGCTCTAAAGCAAAGGCCAAAAATGAGTTTGATGTCAAAAGATCTCAAACTGTAGCAAGGCCTTCACGTTACAAGTTAGAAGCTATGGGAATGGCTAAGGAAACACCATCAATGCGCACCATCAAGCCTCTTCTTGACTCATATGAAGTTCAACGCATATCAAAGCAATTGGATGTGTTTATTAAAGATTCTGGCCACAACAACATTGGCAATGGCTGCAGGAAAGCAGATAACAGTGATAGTAAGGATAATGGTAACAGAAGGATGAAGAATAAGCAGAGGGTCACTTCTTTGTCAGTCAAATGTGTGCCTGCGGTTAATCTATCAATGTGTCTGCCAAAGCCTAATCATGCATTATGA